The DNA sequence GTTTATTCCCTCCTGACCAAGTACCCCGCCCAGATTTGAAGCGGTCATCTCCGGACATAACTTCAGCCCCTGCTTTATCTTTTCCCCATGCAGATTCAGTTGTCTTTGATCCAGACAACTTGACATTCCACCCACCAGAGTTGGAGCCTGAATCAATTTCACCCCTAGATGCATTGTTGCCCCATGCAGATTCTGTTGTTTTCATTTTAGAGGATTCAATTGTCTTCGACTCAGACGACTTGACATTCCACCCACCAGAAGTATTGTCTGAATCAACTTCAACCCTAGATGTGCTTTTGCCCCATGGAGATTCTGTTGTTTTCATTCCAGAAGACTTTGCACCCCACCCACTAGAATTGGAGTTGTCATCTTCTGAAGCAGTTGTTTCCTTTGTTGAAACATTGTCCCAAGCTGAACTGGCGGCTCCCCAGGTGGATTCAGTTGCAACATTCTTTTCAGCCGACTTGGAATTCCACCCACTATTGGAGCTATCTTCTTTACCAGATGATACCTTGCCCCATCCTCCATTATCAGTATCCTGAGTTGCTTTGGAACCCCAATCATCATTATTGGTTTCCTGAGTAGCTTTGAAACCCCAATCATCATTATTGGTTTCCTGAGTAGCTTTGAAACCCCAATCATCGTTATTGGTTTCCTGAGTAGCTTTGAAACCCCAATCATCATctggaatatctttaaattcaTCACCATCTTCAAAGACTGGCTTGTCTTGGTCGAACTCGAGCTCAGGTGATGCACAAACTTCACCGTCATCTTCCAGTATAATCTCCTCGATTTCTTCACCGAGACACCCAGTAGTTGTTTCTTTTCCAGATGCAGCACCCACAACACCAAGAAAGTCATATACATTGTTTGTCTCCTCTTGATTTAATCCCATCTGGAACAGAAGAGAAAATGACAGAATGATTATTCTAAAAGCTAGCAGAAATAGCATAAAAGCTTAAAACACTAATGCAGTAAATTATGAAATACCTCTCTTGTGTCCCAGAGGATATCAAACCTCGAGCCAGTACCAACAGCAACATGTTTCGCCCATGAACATGAAGCAACAATGCTTGTCAATGAATCAGTATGACATTTTTCAGCTGCACGCTCAAAGCATCTTTTTGGTGTCTACAACAAGTAACAAAAATGTAAAATGATTAAGTGTAGAACTAAAAGTGTTACTACTATGTTCTGTTCAACGAACTTGACTAGCAATTTCAACTTATTACCGTTAGTGTCGCTTCAGTGAATGGGACTTGGATATTAAATGACCGAGATAGAGCCTTGTAGCCACCAGAATTGAAGCCAATCAAATTTCCAGGACACGTCATACTGTTAGCCAAGAGGATGAGATGCTCCTTGAGAACACCCTTGCTCACCTTTGATACTGATGTCGAAAGGCGCTGCAAATGAAGCAATATTGTGATTATGACAGGAAACCAACTTATCTACAATACTGGTCCAGAGCTACCTATCTTTATTTAACAGTATACAAAGACGGTATTTATAAATCAAAAGAACAACAAGGAAACCAAAGTTACAGACAACAATAAGTAAAGAGTTTATTCAAACCACCATTTTTTAACACTTTTATGAAACCCTTTAGTGAGCATGAAAAAGGCAATGCTACAACCAAGAATTAATGAAATTGTTTAGGGAAATTTGTTTGCATGGAATAAACTTCGTAATTTCACAGGATTGCAAAACAAAGGTCGATTGAAAGAAAATTTACCAAATAACTCAATTGTTAAGATCAGCGAGgaccaaaaataataaaaaagaaaaaaaaaagatgtgtGGGAAGGAGAACCATGTAAAAACACATACAGAAAAGTGTTGGAAAGATTCCCCCACCAGGTATACTTCTGATTCAGCATACTTCACCGACAGGAAAATCTCTACTGAAGATAGATGGAACTAGATTATGAAGAAACTTCAAAAGATTACCTGAATTGCTTGATCAAAAGCACAAGAAATTCCCAGCAATTTCTGGATTTGTTTAATTCCATATGGGATGGATCGCTTGGTATCTATCAAATGGAGTACAGGGAGGCAAGAGTCAAGGACTATCCTCCATGCATCACCGCTTTGCTTGACTGCTGACTTCTCCAAAACAACATCCAGAGCCAATTCACCCCTCCTCTCAGAAATGTGCGGATGTCTTATCCAAGTTGTTGCCTCAGGACTAATCCAAGTTATATTTGCCGAGCAAATCCGGGAGTCACCTGCACATTTGATAGATTCCTAATATTCAAATGCTTGTTCATAAGATGCAAAATAAATGACCATCCAAATGTGACGGTTTATAAAATTCTAGGACTCGAAACTTGGGACCTCAGAGGTTGCAGGCAGCAGgaaatttaaaatagatgaaAGTATAAAGACAATAGAAACCTTAAATGCCTTAAATATATAGAATTCTCGTTAATCATAAAGGGAGAATAACATGGCAAATTGATATGGGAGAAATCATAATGATTTCAGGTCCGTAGTTTAGTACTCACATGGCAATTTCGAAGGCATTTGgatgaatttaaaaataaaataatcaatgcCAAATCAGCTAAAtggaatatatttttctacattttacattcttttctttttggagGGATATTAAAAGAGACTTTCTATTGTTAGATGGAGAAAGAAAATTATATGTCATATCATCTTCAAATGCTATATTCTAGAACTGAGATTAGGTTTTATCTTATATTGTGTAATTGGAATTTTATGTGGCAAGAGTTAAATACTTAAATTCCTAGTTGATTAAAGCATAAGTTAGTCAAGTTGCATGCACCACTGAGTATATGTTATCAACAATCCATACCATTGGTAAAATaaacaagaaaaacaaaattaaacaaataaaaagtaaaaaagcaGACTTTAAAGGAGTATTTAACTTACCTTTGATAACCGTTCCTAAAAGAAATGGACATACAGAATCAGCAAGAATCTGTGAAGATTCCTCCAAAGTAAGACTCATATCTTCCTTCAAGGAAATCAATAAGCACGGGACTTCAGATGTTTCATCTGGAGACTTGTGGAAAGAGCAACATTCACTGCAAGGATGCAAGCATAAAATCAGATCATATAACTTGGCAGTTCCAACCGATAAAGCTAGGGTTACATAATAATCATCTTCTTCCATGTGTAGATCTTAACCAAAGGAGAGCAACGAAAACACAGTAACACAAGGTCTGTAAATTACTCATCTATGTTTCACCCACCTTTCAGTCGACAGCGTACTAATTAAGAAAGTATCACTTAACAGAGATTGGGAATGTTTTTTGTAACAAGTTCTACATTGATTTTGGGATATTGGTTTTGAGTAGTTCTATTCTATGCACCTATTTATGCCTTAAGGGCTTTGTTGCTACTGTTTTcacatatgaaaaaaaaaactacaaactTCAACAGTGTCCACAAAAATATAAACATCTCTATAGCAGTCATAAAAAATCCTCTACTTCATCCAGGTACATATGGTAAACACCAAAAAAATCAAATGGTCACTTACCTGACAGATAACAATGCTGTCTTTAAATGTTGCCGAATTTTCTTCCTCCGTAATGAATTAATATTCTCTTGGCATTTTTCAAGTATTTCATTGATACCAATATTCATCCTTTTCAACATCGACTGTTTAATACAGCATCAGTTAGTAAACACTTATACACATCTCTCAAGAATTGAGTAACAGCAACTTCAAGATCATTTTCTATAAGTTTAGTAGgagttatttaaatttagaatatttgAGGGGAAGAAAGAGGTCCCAACCTCATTGAGATGAATATGACCAACTAGACCTGCATTCACTTCACACCCACCAGAGGGATCCTGGTTCCTATATCTGTGAATCAAAGAAAATTGGAATTAGGAGAAGATGGCTAAGCCAAATAGAAGTCACGTAACATATCTGTCTATGAAATTATCTAATCAACACACCAAATAGATATTATGGAGAAAGAATAAACTGTACCAAAGAACAAGAAACTAATAAAGAATGAGCACAATTAGAAGGTTGAACTGAGACACCCTGATGAACAATATTATATAATCTTATATTCTGTAACTTTGCTTAAACATCTACTTCTTGTAGTGGTACTTAATGACAAATAATCATTTCCAAAGGACAAGCGACGGTGCATCCTGTCCAAGGGTCAAATGCggcaaaaatacaaaaaacaaaATAGGGAGCTGCAGAATTTGGGCAACGGAAGAATTGGCAAAGGGAAGCACAGTGGTGTCCCATTAAGCTTCTCCCGCAAAATGTTATGAGAAAGCAACATCtccagaagaaaaaaaataaaaacaaaaggtgGTGTACTAATTAAAACCcaggacaatttttttttaatttccaaattaacagCAATATTTCTAGTATTATTGATCCAAGATCAAAATAAAAGGGTGAAATAttgacatataaaaaaaaacaaaaaaacatagGCATCGAGGAGTACTTAAAAATCAAGATCCAAAGAATGGATATTTCTACCCTCTATGGGAAATACAGGAGCAATGATTATGGTTTTGGATTCTAGaaggaattattttttttttattttttttattttttttaatttttttaagcccTGGATTCTAGAAGGAATTATTGAGAGCCTGTAGTTAACAGGACTATTTCAAGATGAGTTAATAGGCTTAAGCAGCATACTTGGGGAGAAGTTGCAATTGTGGGAGACTTCAACTTAGTAAAATGAACACAAGAAAAATTTAACAGGAATGCCAACACAAGTATAAAGCTTTTTGATGCTTTAATGAGAACTATCTGCAATTATACATGGAAGATAAAAGAGTGATTTTTTTCCCCAAATGAAACAACACGTATTATTATAGCGCGGAGGTTAAGCAAAGGAGAAGTGGTATTAAGACATATGAATGAAGATATTCAATAACATGTATAAGAACTTATAAATGGAGAACATAACTGTGTAGgagataaagaaaaaataaccaGTTGAAGGAAAATGTCTAACATACTCAATCATGAACTCCACTGCAGTATCTTTGAGGCTGACTTTTCCCAGTTGATTCTTCACCAGATAAGCAGCATTTTCTTGGCAGTAATTTCTCCCACAATAGCAGTCATTCAAATACAAGATTACACGACGATCAGTAGGCTCATTTCCAAAACTGACCTTACACAGCAGTATTTCCTGAAGACAAAGTATGAAAAACAGAAGTTACACCTTACACCAAACACCAACGTTTAATAATGTTCCCAACAATCAAGGCAGACAGCAAGACAGAATAAAACAAGGGAAAACAGACATAGAAAATCCTTTCTTCTATCAACCCCCCCTCCCCGAGCTTGTAACTTATTATTTGCATAGGCAGAACATATTGGAGGCCTAACATGCTCATTCAtagcaaaaataaaataacaactaTATGTGTATgcacaataaataatcacattaacttcTTTCTGAAAACACAAATATAGCCAAAAAGGATCAACTACCTTCATCATCTCCCATGAGTTATTGCTACTTGGACTGGAATCGAGAACTGCTTTATAAGCAGGATTTGACATGGCAGTTGCAGCTAACACACCAACAGGTTCACCAGCAGGATATAAATTTTGAGCCTTTGTTCCATATTCAAATTGAATGATTGAGTTACTACAAACATTCCTAACAGTGCCATCATAACATATGACAACATCTCGAAGAATAGCCATTAAATTCTTGAACAAAGTTCCAGGTTCTGTTAATCCTCTTGATGACCGAACAAGTATTTCTCTAGTAGATATTGAATGGACCATCTCTTCATATGGATCTAAACCATAGAAAAAACAGCTCCTAATAAGGCCATGCTCTGCAGAAGGGTAATCAACGTTTGGAGGATATATCCTACTATATAGATCGGAAACATCCTCGAACAAAGTCTTGGAGTAGAATTTTCCCCTGTCAGACATCTGCACTCCTAAAAACCCAATTTGTTGAACAACTTTGTTAACTGCAGAATCGCTCTTGGTGTCGATCAAATCTCCCAGAGCTGACGAATTCAGAAAAAAGTTCGTGACAGAAGCTTTGATAGACCGAATTTCATTCTCCAAATTCAACTCCACCAGCTCATTATACTTTGATCTAAGGTGGAACAGCAGAGGAGAAATAGCCTGAATATCCTTCTGGATATTTGTAATGGCCTCCAAAGAAATGGAAAAATCTTCCAACCCCACACTAAAACCATGTTCAAAAATGTTCTCCATCAGCAAAGGCTGTACAGAATTGAAGAACTTCAAAACCTCTTCAGAACCTTTCTTAAAGAAAATCGAGGTCACAATGTCACTAATGACTGAAGAGATTACATCTCTGTTGAAATCCAAGATTAGTATTTCACTTCCTTTAACCAAGAATCTGTCCCCTGAGCAATCAAATGAAGCAGGTAAAGCAGATTGTAGAACTTGCAATGCAGTCCAATGTGGGTCCAAAAAAGGAGCCTTCTTCCAAAGAGCAGGTTGTGGCAAAGAAGATGAGGAAAACATGGCCAATTGTTGTGCTGATACCTTGTCCATAAAATATGTCTCAAACAACATCTTCAATGACAGCAAAGAGTCACTGGCCAACTGCAAGATAAGGTTGCCACTATGTGAGCTAAGAAGCTGCTTCTCTACAGAAAAAAGCTCCACAACTTCTGCTCTTGCTGCAAGAGACTGGGGATAGAACAAGTGAATACAATCTCCGTCAAAATCAGCACTCAATGGTCCACAAATAAGAGGGTTTATCTTTACTATATGATCATCATGAACATATACTTTCAGTGCTTGAAGCGAGTGCTTATGTGTAGTAGGAGGCCGGTTGATGAAAACTATATCCCCATCCATTATCCTTCTATGTACAACCTGACCAGTTCTT is a window from the Cannabis sativa cultivar Pink pepper isolate KNU-18-1 chromosome 1, ASM2916894v1, whole genome shotgun sequence genome containing:
- the LOC115703950 gene encoding DNA-directed RNA polymerase V subunit 1 encodes the protein MEEAAEFSDISDGEIIGIKFSLASHKEICTASVSGSSITHASQLTNPYLGLPLEFGRCESCGTSEAGSCEGHFGYIELPVAIYHPSHVSELRRMLNLLCLKCLKVKKNKSPAKNVGIAEQLLGSCCPEATQVSVNDIYKDGYWYLQLKVPSKKRVPDGFWKFLERYGYRYGGSLTEDLPKRTLLPDEVLEIIKRLPSETIKKLESKHFFPQSGYILKFLPVPPNCLSVPEISDGITIMSTDPSMAMLKKVLRQVEIIKSSRSIPNFESTEVEANELQIAVDQYLQARGTVKASRGIDERFGVNKEAKSSSTKVWLEKMRTLFIRKGSGFSSRTVITGDAYKEVNEVGIPYDIAKGITFEERVNDHNINYLQNLVDNNLCLTFIDGSTRFSLKEGSKGHTFLRTGQVVHRRIMDGDIVFINRPPTTHKHSLQALKVYVHDDHIVKINPLICGPLSADFDGDCIHLFYPQSLAARAEVVELFSVEKQLLSSHSGNLILQLASDSLLSLKMLFETYFMDKVSAQQLAMFSSSSLPQPALWKKAPFLDPHWTALQVLQSALPASFDCSGDRFLVKGSEILILDFNRDVISSVISDIVTSIFFKKGSEEVLKFFNSVQPLLMENIFEHGFSVGLEDFSISLEAITNIQKDIQAISPLLFHLRSKYNELVELNLENEIRSIKASVTNFFLNSSALGDLIDTKSDSAVNKVVQQIGFLGVQMSDRGKFYSKTLFEDVSDLYSRIYPPNVDYPSAEHGLIRSCFFYGLDPYEEMVHSISTREILVRSSRGLTEPGTLFKNLMAILRDVVICYDGTVRNVCSNSIIQFEYGTKAQNLYPAGEPVGVLAATAMSNPAYKAVLDSSPSSNNSWEMMKEILLCKVSFGNEPTDRRVILYLNDCYCGRNYCQENAAYLVKNQLGKVSLKDTAVEFMIEYRNQDPSGGCEVNAGLVGHIHLNESMLKRMNIGINEILEKCQENINSLRRKKIRQHLKTALLSVSECCSFHKSPDETSEVPCLLISLKEDMSLTLEESSQILADSVCPFLLGTVIKGDSRICSANITWISPEATTWIRHPHISERRGELALDVVLEKSAVKQSGDAWRIVLDSCLPVLHLIDTKRSIPYGIKQIQKLLGISCAFDQAIQRLSTSVSKVSKGVLKEHLILLANSMTCPGNLIGFNSGGYKALSRSFNIQVPFTEATLTTPKRCFERAAEKCHTDSLTSIVASCSWAKHVAVGTGSRFDILWDTREMGLNQEETNNVYDFLGVVGAASGKETTTGCLGEEIEEIILEDDGEVCASPELEFDQDKPVFEDGDEFKDIPDDDWGFKATQETNNDDWGFKATQETNNDDWGFKATQETNNDDWGSKATQDTDNGGWGKVSSGKEDSSNSGWNSKSAEKNVATESTWGAASSAWDNVSTKETTASEDDNSNSSGWGAKSSGMKTTESPWGKSTSRVEVDSDNTSGGWNVKSSESKTIESSKMKTTESAWGNNASRGEIDSGSNSGGWNVKLSGSKTTESAWGKDKAGAEVMSGDDRFKSGRGTWSGGNKRNSENEDVPSRKPNDNSWDSSSAEHAGGWNANSFGANSTKSVWGTDKASVEAVLEDDRPKSACNAWSSGTKTTETESEDVPSKKPNDSGWGSSPKQIAETSDAWLSPSVGGSAEKQPSQWGKQGGESFKEGGAGGWGSDEKQPSQWRGSNEKQPSQWGKQGGKSFKKGSAGPAGDWGSNEKQPGQWGKRGGESFKKGSSGGWGSDEKQPTDENQHSQWGGNDEKQSSQWGTKGGESFKKGSSGGWGSDEKQPIDETQPSQWGGSDEKQPSQWGGSDEKQPSQWGGSDEKQPSQWGGSDEKQPNQWGGSDEKQPNQWGGSDEKQPNQWGKQGGESFRKGGWGSDEGWKIKKNRPNKPWGNENSTVIVQRTATGQRLDLFTTEEQDPLSLVEPIMLAIRRIMHKDGYNDGDPLASEDQTYIVDNVFANHPDKDSKMGCGIDYIMVSKHFRFQDTRCFYVVLTDGHKEDFSYRKCLENLVKSKYPDISEAFNGKYFRKPGGNRDRQTTPEQQSTPEQFSTPEQNNSSEQFSTPEQNSTQEQQQSEVEKAQ